A stretch of the bacterium genome encodes the following:
- the nusB gene encoding transcription antitermination factor NusB encodes MASRQLARSIVLQSLYEWDFYGQKADLIKIIERNLKEFAPGLDEPEFVWRLTQGVIDHKDELDKIIVSAAPEWPLNQISIVDRNALRIGLYELLYADKKEVPDKVAINEAIEIAKNFGGPTSGKFINGVLGTVYKEIEKSRKQTAAIG; translated from the coding sequence ATGGCATCTCGTCAATTAGCTCGCTCAATAGTTTTACAATCGCTTTACGAATGGGATTTTTACGGCCAAAAGGCCGACCTTATAAAAATTATTGAACGCAACTTAAAAGAGTTTGCGCCGGGTTTGGACGAACCGGAATTTGTCTGGCGCTTAACGCAAGGCGTGATTGACCACAAAGACGAATTGGACAAAATAATCGTGAGCGCGGCTCCCGAATGGCCGTTAAACCAGATTTCCATTGTTGACCGCAATGCTTTAAGAATTGGCCTTTATGAATTGCTTTACGCCGATAAAAAAGAAGTGCCGGATAAGGTGGCGATTAACGAAGCCATTGAAATAGCAAAAAATTTCGGCGGTCCCACTTCGGGAAAATTCATCAACGGCGTTTTGGGAACGGTTTATAAAGAAATAGAAAAATCAAGAAAGCAGACAGCCGCTATCGGCTAG